The region TCCACTGCCTCCGCACTCGGTGTAGGTATGGGAGCCTCGAACTCCATTTCAACTCAGGAGTTGGCACAGAAGTCCCTGGATAAGCTGAACAATGCTATTATCTCCAAGGATAAGATTCGTGCTAACCTTGGTGCTCTCCAGAACAGACTGGAAAACACCATTACCAACCTGTCCATCCAGGCTGAAAACGTACAGGCTGCGGAATCCCGTATTTCTGACGTTGACGTCGCGACTGAAATGACTGAGTTCACCCGTAACCAGATCCTGACCCAGTCCGCAGTGGCTATGCTCTCGCAGGCCAACAGCATGCCCAGAATGGCAATGCAGCTCATCGGTTAATTTAACTGAAGCGGCATAAAGCATTCTGACCAAGTCAGATCAACTACAAAGCCGGGTCCGGTTAATCCGGCCCGGCTTCAAGTTTATGTAAACGAATTTGAAATACAGCAATCAGCGGAACTAAGCCTACTCCCACATCTGGCATCTAGATTGCATAAAAAGGAGTAAAAGTAGAATCAGGGAAAAATGTTCCCGGAGTAAATTATGTCTGATTACACCTCAGGAAATATCAACTTTACCGGACTCGGTTCCGGGACCGACTTCCAGACACTTATCGATGGACTCATTGATCTTGAACGCGTTCATATCAAGAGACTCGAAAGCTGGAAAAGTACGTGGGATGGTAAAGTTGAAAAATTTCAGGAACTGAATACCGCACTTCTCGGTCTGCAGACTACTCTGAAGTCCATGGATACTCTTGATGAATTCATGACCAAGGCCGTTTCAACCACCAGCTCTGATACAGTAACAGCAACAGCCTCCAGTGATGCTCAAATAACCAGTCACTCCATAGAAGTTAAGCAGTTAGCTAAGAATGATATTCTCGTGGGAGCCGGCGGTGTATCCGACCCCAGCGATGTTTACTTTTCAGCTGCCGGTTCTTTTACTTTTACTTACGCGGGCGAGACCATCACTTTAAGCAATATCCCGGCAGGAACCACCCTGCAGGGTTTTGTGACTATGATTAACAACCATGCTGACACTCGCGATAAAATCAGAGCAACCACTCTTAATGACGGCTACTATAACCGCTTACAAATATACGGACTGGACCTTGGGGCGGACAACAAGATTATAATACAGAGTAATGGGACTCCTGGGTCAATTTTTTCAGGCAGCACTTATTACGCTTCACAAGATGCCCAGAATGCATGGCTGAAAGTAGATGGATTTCCATATGTTCCAGATGCGTGGATGGAGCGTGACACAAATACAATCGACGACCTTATTCCCGGTGTAACTTTAAACCTTAAAAAAACAACTCCCACCGATTCTCCCGTCAATATTGGTATAACGACTGATAAAGAAGGGATGGCCGAGAACGTTAAAAATTTTGTCGATCAGACCAATGAGATACGGCAAATGATTAAAGACCTGACCTCTGTAACGACGACTTCTGATTCTGCCTCAGGTGCTGTCCTGACTGGTAACTACGGTGTCGAACTTTTAGTCGGCCAAAGATTGAAGAATATCGTTGCCAGCAAGGCTATCGGTTTTTCATGGTTTTATGAAGATAGTGCTACCGGACACACCTCCGGTGACAGGTACTCCTCTCTCTCTCAGCTTGGTATAAAAACCAATGCAGATAGCGGAGGAGCCAAGATGGGGCTTCTTGAACTTGATACTGAAGAGCTGACAAAGGCTCTGGACGACGATCCCATGGCTGTCGCCAAACTGTTTGCCGCTAACTATCTGGGAGAATCTGAATCTGCGAATCTGACGTATTTATCGCATATTAAAGGAATAACTGAGGCTGGGGAATATAATGTCCAGTACGAAGTTTCGGGTGGACAACTAATTTCGGCATCTATTAACGGGCAGGAAGCATTCGTAGACCCTGCAACATGGCAGATTACCGGAAAGAGCGGCACAGCTGCCTCAGGTCTGGCGTTACGTGTTGAGAATAGGGCTGACGGAGTATACGGTAACTCCGACGAAAACGCTGCTGATGCAATGACGGCTACCCTGAAGCTTGGTAAGATTGGGGAAACGGTTAATGCTCTCGGCGATATAACCAGCGAACAAGGCCCTCTCGAGATTCTTCAGGATAACTACAAAACCATCATGGATAATATCGATAAAAAAATCGAATATGAAGAAGATCGAATCGCAACCAAGAAGCAGATGCTGACCGAAAAATACGCCCGACTTGATGCGCTGTTAGGAAACTACTCAGGTATCCAGTCCCAGCTGGCATCCAGCATTAACGGGCTGATGTCTAAATAATATAAGCTAAAAAAATAAAAATTTAAAAATCCTCTAAGGTTTTTCAAAAAGATAACCGATTAATAAATCAGGAGGAGCAAATATATGCAAAAAGCAGCTCAAGCTTATCTTTCAACTCAGATCCATACCACTTCCAAGGGAGAACTTCTCCTAATGCTTTATGATGCCGCAATCAACTTTATGAAGCAGGCGAAAGTGAAGATCGACGAAAAGGATTATGCCGCCAAGGGAATTCTTATCTCCAAAGCTATTGAAGTCATCTCAGAACTGGCTTCCAGCCTGAATAAGGAAAAAGGCGGAGAGCTTGCCGAAAATCTCAGCAAACTCTATATCTTTTGTAACACAAGACTCCTGCAGGCCAACTTGAAGATGGATACCGAAAAGCTTGATGAAGTAATCAAGATTATCGACGGAATTGCTTCTGCCTACCGGGAAATCATCCCCACAGAAGAAGCACAAGCAGCAGTACCTCTTCAAACAGCAGCAACTGCGAACAGCGGAACCACCAATGTAAACCGCAGTTTTGCAAACGATGCAGGCTACACAATGCCAACGCCCCAAAACATGCCCGCTCCCAATGCCTTGCGCCTGAAAAAAGCCGCAAACGCATATGGAGGAGGAGCATAGTAGAGCACACGGATTTGCTCCCGAGTGACATAATAGACATAAACGGCCCCCGCCTATCGGCGGGGGCCGTTTTTAATGATCCATACAAATACAAACAGAACTATATTCTTTACTTAGCCCGACCTATCTGTCATTTATTTTAATCATGGATAATAACAGAATCAGGGTGCTTCAGGTCTCCCCTTCTCTAGGGCTGGGAGGCACTGAAAAGGTGATGCAGTCCTTTGCCGTCAATCTGGATAGGCAGAAATTCGACACAGCCGTCTTTTCTACATCAGAAGGACCAAGGGGAAAACTTCTTCGCATGCAGGGAGTTAATACTTTCATAGGGCCGGATATCTTTTCGGTACTGACGAAATTCCAACCCCATGTGGTCCATATCCATCGCGCCGGTTGGGCTGATCCGGGAGCTCTGCGGCCCTTTAAGCTAGCCAGGACTCCAGTACTCGTAGAAACAAATGTATTCGGTCACCACGACCCCAGTCCGGAAGCCGCGCTTATTGACCGCCACCTGTTTGTCTCACATTTCTGCGCAGAACGCTTCACCAAAATTAATTCCATCCCGGCAGAAAAGCCCAAATACTCAGTTCTTTACAACCCAGTAGATACGGATTTTTTTCTTGCTCACTGCCCTGCTGACCGCAAATTCCCAAAGAATTGCTTTGGCAGAATTTCTCGGGCGGATAAAGGTAAATGGTCCAATCTGGCTCTGGACTTTCTGCCTGCCCTGAAAAAACAGGTTGAGAAAAAAGAACTGCCCCCCTTTTCATACAATATTATTGGAGGGATTCCAGAGGCGGAAGACTTTGTTGTTCAAAACAAACTGGAAAAATTTGTAAATTTCCTGCCGCCCATACTTACAGACGCTGAAATTGCCTGTTTTTTGAATTCCATATCCTTTCTCGCCCATGCCAATGATACAGGTGAATCCTTCGGTCTGGTCATTGCAGAAGCCATGGCTGCCGGACTTCCAGTAATAACCCATCCCAGCAGAGGATTGCGGGATAATGCCCAGATGGAACTTGTCGATCACGGAAAAACCGGCATTGTCGCCGCAAACGCTGACGAATACGCACAGGCGGTAAACTTTCTGCTGACCAATCCGCAGGAAGCACGCAAAATGGGTGAAAAAGGACGTGCCAAAGCCGCTAAATTATTCAGGGCACAGGATATCGCCGCAAAATTGGGCGAAATTTATCTGGAACTGCTCAAGACAAAAAACATAATCTAAGCCATGAACCATATATTCAACACATACTCAAAAGAAATTCTGGCTTACCATCTTTCAGGACAAAAGCCGGCGGAACAGGCCGCCACGATCGTTAATCCTGCCGAAACAGCTGAAAAACACCTGCGTTTTGCACAAAAACGAGGAGCCGAAGCCATTATCCTGTTCGGGATCGGAGACGGTATTCTTGCCCAAGCCATTGCAGAGAAAAAATCCGCGGATCTGGAATTACTGGCCTGTGATCTGCATCCGGAACAGATACGGAAACTCCTTCAAGCTGGACATGATAAATTTTCAAATAATCCAGGATGCGTCCTGCTGACGGATTCTTCCATATGGGCCCTTCTGCTCCTGCTGATACAGGCCGGTTATTCCCCTGCAAAAAGCCACCTGATTCTTAATCCCGGTCTGCAAGGCGAAAGCATGAACAGCCACAGGAACCTGCAAAAATTATTTTCCGGAACAAAACATATTCAACAACCGGAAACACCAGCTCCCTGCACAATCTCTGCTGGAGCCATTCTCAGTCCGGATGAGCCTGAACTTGAAAATTTCATAAAAAATATCCCCGGCTGGATTAATGAAATTGTCCTGATATGGGACTGCGGAAAGAACGATCCATTTCCTGAACTTGAGAAGTATCACGATTCAAAAATCATTAACGTCAGACATCCCCTTAACTCGGATTTTTCAGCACAACGCAACTGTATGCTTAAAAACTGCTCCGGTGACTGGATAATTTATCTTGATGCCGACGAAAGACTGGAGGATGAAGGATGGGAACAAATCAGAAGGATTCCTTCATTTCAGGGATGTGACAACTGGTATTTACCTCGGATGACTTTTTACCCGGACCTGAAACACTGCCGCGTAGGTTATGGACTATGGCCGGACCTGCAACTCAGGTTTTTCAAAAACACGGGCAATCTGAAATTTATAAACAAAATTCATGAAAGGCTGACAGGCATGCAGAGTTCTTCAGGCATTCTCCAGGGCTGTCCGATTCAACACCTGACCCATATCTTAAAAAGCAGGGAAATAATCGAATCCAAACTTGAAAACTTCAACAGCAGCACCGGGGGAAGATTCAAACATAGGTTGGGCAATGATTTTCCCCATATTCCTAAAGAACTGCTCAATCCCCGAAAAGACTGTAACATCGGGCCCATACAGCTTCCTGACATTAATCTGGCATAATGTTCATGCACAATTGGCATTGCCTAACAGTATAAAATTTATTAGGTCTGTCCAAAATATTCAGACAAACAGCTTCAAGGATTTAATATGATAGTTACTTGTCCCGAGTGTAATTTCAGTAGTGAGATTCCGGAAGATAAAATCCCGGCCTCTGCTCAGCTTGCAACCTGCCCTAAATGTCAGGCTAAGTTTAAGTTCAGAGATTTTGAACAGGACCCTTCCCATGTTCAGGAGACTGCCCCGCAAGAGTTCAGCAATCCTGAAGAGGAAGAATACGGTGACGCTGCTGCCTATGTGCGACAGCACGCTCAGGAAGAGCACGTCTCCGCAGAACAAAACCATGAACAGCCGATGCCTTATGATGAGCAATTCGGCGCACAGGATGACGTTCAGGAAAACTTCGCGAATGAAGAGACCATTCAGGAAGAAAAATCGGATATCTGGCAACGCCTTGATTCCATGAAACCTGAAAAAGATATTCGTGATGAAGATCAGGAATTACTTTCTGACAAGTCCGAAGAAGTTAATGAAGTCCCCTTTGAAAATCTGGAAAAATACGGTTTTTTCCCCGGTTTTTTCCTGACTATCAAAAAGGTGATTCTTTCTCCTGCCGCGTTTTTCAAGGATATGCCGCTGAAGGGCTTCTTAATGCCCCTGTTTTTCTTTATCCTGCTGGCTGAATTTCAGGAGATCTGCAATTTTGTATGGACCATGGCAGGCGTAGATACTCCCACTGGTGCCGAGGTCGGCAGAATCATGAATGATTCCATGATTGCCAGTTCCCTGCAGGACGGCACAGGACCAGCACTCTTTTCCTTGCTGTTCTACCCGTTAATGCTGGCCGGAATCAGTTTTCCGCTGATAGGCATAACCCATATCCTGCTGATGATCTTCGGGGCAGGAGACCGTGGTTTTCAGGCAACCTTCAGGGCTACGGCCTATTCTTATGCACCAATCATCCTTTGCATTATTCCTGTTGTGGGTGATATGATCGGTGCGCTGGTGAGTGTTACCTTGTCTATTATTGCTTATAAAAACATCCACAATACCACCTACATGAGAGTTGTGCTTTCAATGGTAATGCCTGCTGTGTTACTATTGGTCATTCTGGGCTTTTACATGCAGTTCAATCAGCCCACAATCTAGTCGGCCGAGGATATTTATGTTTGGATGGATTAAAAATAAAGTCGCCAATGCCAAGGAACGTATCCGCATTGCCAAAGAAATAAATCCTAAAAATTTCCGGGTGATGGCCAGTGAAATTTCTGAACTGGCAAATGCCTGCTCGCAGGTCTGCTCTCCGGAAAGTGAACTGTTGCAAAGAGTCGAAAAGATCAAAGGCGAAATGGAACAGCTTACCGAGTTGACCCATCAGCCTGAATTCAAAAAACTCTCGGTGCAACGCAAAATGGAATTACGGCAAAGCCTGATTCAATCACGCGAACAGATACTCGAATCAATGCAGGCGACACCATCCCCCACCAAACTGATACAATAGTTAGTAGTAATAAGGGCGGTTCTTTCAAACGAAAGACCGCCTTTTTTCTTTATATGCCACATCACGGCATAAATATTGCTGTCTTATCATTACCTGCAGTATGGTCAATTTTCAGACACGATCAATAAAAATAAACCTTACGGTTAGCGACATGAAAAAATTTCTGGTTATATTAGTCCTTATACTTTCGTCCTGTACTCACTTTGATACGCAAATAGCCACCCAATCCACCTATTATCAGGATGCAGAGGTACGGCTTTCACAGCTCATGGTCTATTCAAGGCCGGAAAAACCGCACTACGGTCCTCTTTCGGCACTATTTTATCCATTTCACGTAACCCAGACCATGTTTAAAGGAAGTGACTGGGGCCATAGAGTCAGTAAAGGAATCTGGCAGAACTGGACAAGTCTGCAAATCTTCCCATCCATGGTTTATGACGAGAACCTGACTTACCGGGGACTGAGTGAAGCTCTTTTTACCGCCCGTTCACGCGGATACGACCTTTTAGTGATAGGATTCGTTCCATATCTCTACCTCGGTCACACTATGGATGATTCGGCCCTGACCGTGCAGGTGAAAATCTATGAAACAAAGCGCGGACAGATGGTCTGCTCCTTCGAACAAAGCGGGCGCATTGAAAAAAAGATGGACGACGATTTCATCATCATAAAGCGTGAACACCGTATGCCTGACTCCGCCTTTTATACAATCATTCAGGCTATTGCACAGGACATGGCTGTTCCGCTCACATCATGGGCACGGTACGAGAAAAATAATAAAGGTATGATCGCCGGGTTGATGCCCAATATGGTCGAGATGCAAGCCCCTCCAGCCTCCGCAAGGAATGCGCAAGAGTCTTACAACCAGACCCCAACAGCGGCATCCGGCACTGCACCGGCAAACGCCAAGCAGGCTGAAAGCAAGGCTTCATCCCCCAAAGCTCCAACACATGAAAAGACTCCGGGAAAAGCCCAAAAGCCCCGTTCAATAAACCTTGCTGTACAATTTGATGTGGATTCAGCACAGATTAAACCTGAATCATATCCGCTACTAAACGAACTGGGCAAGGCACTCATCAGTGACGCACTAAAAGATAAAAGGGTTATTATCGGCGGGCATACCGATTCCGACGCATCGCCTGAATACAACCTGAAACTGAGTAAAGAGCGGGCTGAAGCTGTAAAAAAATACCTGACCGCTAAATTCCCAATCGCTCAGCAGCGTATCGGCACAACCGGCTTTGGTGAATCCAATCCGCTGGTGCCTAATACCAACAAATATAATAAATTACTCAACAGACGCGTGCAGGTATCAATAGCTCCTTAAATTTCAATAACTACAAGATCTTGGCAAAGGAAAATCATTCTAATATTTTCCTTTGCCAAGATTATTTTTCTACAAATTTAGTACTTTTTTCCAGCCCCAACTATTTATACACCTATCTTGTAAACCCACGTCCCGACAGATAATACACACTCATTAAGTAGGTCTTTAATTTTTAAGCACGCTTAACTGATAACAGGGTTCAATTATTTCATCTTAATTTTCAAATATTTAACTTATAGAATACAAGCTCATATTTTGCTCTTTTCCCCTGTCTACATTTGTGTTACTCCAAAACTCGCTCTCTCGTTACGCATAACCGATAGATTTTCCTGTTGACTAGCTTTAAATAGTAACTAATATTATTTTGTCTCAGGAAAGACATCGTCAAAACTGATAGCCTGGTGCGTTTTACGCTGCTAGGGAGGATTTTTATAAATGATTGGTATTTCTAAACTATACTGTGGCGCGGTTGAATCTTCCGATGCCCTGCGCTACGGACGTGAATCCGGCAAGCTGCCGTCTCATCTTCTGCAGTTTTCCAAAGATAAAAAGCCCGTTGTCGTCTGGAATATGACCAGACGCTGCAACCTGAAATGCGTTCACTGTTACGCACAGGCTGTAGATCCTGACGGTCAGGATGAGATCAGCACTTCCAAAGCCAAAGAGATTATTGATGATCTCGCAGCATTTGGCGCACCGGTAATGCTTTTCTCCGGCGGAGAGCCTTTGGTTCGTAAAGACCTCGTTGAGCTGGCAAGCTATGCCACCGGCAAGGGAATGCGTGCCGTTATCTCCACTAACGGAACCCTGATCACCAAAGAAAAAGCCCGTGAACTGAAAGACGTAGGACTTTCCTACGTAGGTATTTCACTCGACGGAACCGAAGAAACCCATGACAAATTCCGTGGTGTTCCCGGTTCCTACAAAAAAGCACTTGAAGGTGTTGAGAACTGTAAGGCTGAAGGCCTTAAAGTCGGTCTTCGCTTCACCATTAACAAGCGTAACTGGACTGAAGTTCCTTCTGTCTTCAAAGTTCTGCGCGACCTTGAAGTTCCCAGAGCCTGCTTTTACCATCTGGTATACTCCGGCCGTGGTTCCGAACTCATCAAAGAAGATCTGAGCCACGCTGAAACCCGTCAGTTGCTTGACCTCATCATGGATGAGACCAAAGCTCTTTATGACGCAGGCATGCCCAAAGAGATCCTCACTGTTGATAACCACGCAGACGGTGTTTATGTTTATGAACGCCTGCTCAGGGAAGACCCTGAACGCGCCAAGGAAGTACTTGAACTGCTCCAGTTCAACGAAGGCAACAACTCCGGTCGCGGTATCGGTTGTATTTCCTGGGACGGTCAGGTTCACGCGGATCAGTTCTGGCGCAACCACACCTTCGGCAACGTTCTGGAACGTCCCTTCTCCGAAATCTGGATGGATGAAAACATCGAACTGCTGCACAAGCTTAAAGATAAAAAAGCTCACGTGGGCGGACGCTGCGCAGAATGTCGCTACCTGAACATCTGCGGCGGTAACTTCCGTGCGCGCGCCGAAGCATATTACGACGACATCTGGGCTCAGGACCCGGCTTGTTACCTCACAGACGAGGAAATCAAGAAGGACTAGACCCGCTGTTTTGAAAAAAGTTTCAAGACGGTCGTCCTGTCGACGATAGAGATTACTGAATCCCGGCGGGCCAACACGGTCTGCCGGGATTTATTATTTGAAAAAAATTTATCCAAGCTACACGGCGAAGCCCTACTAAAAAAGTTTGGGATTCTTAAACCCTTTTCAAAGGATTTATGCCGCCGGAGGCAAAAAGGAAGATCTGACATGGTATTTGACTTCCATCGGGGACGCAGACTCAGACGTACTCCCGTTATTCGTGATCTGGTGCGTGAAACCACCCTTTCCGCAAACGATCTTATGATGCCCTACTTCGTCTACGAAACAGACGATGATAATTATAAAAAAGAAATTTCATCCATGCCCGGCCAGTTTCAGCTCAGCCTGAAACAACTGGAACTTAAAGTGGAAGAAGCTATTGCAAACGGACTGAAGAGCCTGATTCTATTCGGCATCCCCGCTGAAAAGGACCCTGTCGGAACTCAAGCCTATGCGGACGAAGGCATTGTTCAGCAGGCTATACGTATGCTGAAAAAACGCTGGCCCGAACTGCTGGTATGCACCGATGTATGCCTGTGCGAGTTCACTTCCCACGGTCACTGCGGACTTGTTAAAGGGGAAACTATCCTCAACGATGCGACCCTTGAATTACTGGCAAAAACAGCCCTGTCGCACGCGAAAGCAGGTGCCGACATGGTTGCACCATCAGACATGATGGATGGCCGTGTTGCCGCCATTCGCGAAATACTGGATGAAAACGGTTACACCGACCTGCCGATCATGTCATATTCAGTTAAATATGCTTCCAGCTACTATGGACCCTTCCGTGAGGCTGCGGAAGGCGCTCCCCAGTTCGGTGACCGCAAAACCTACCAGATGGACCCGGCAAACGCGCGGGAAGGTCTGCGGGAAGCTGCAGCAGATGCCCTCGAAGGCGCGGACATCCTAATGGTTAAACCGGCAGGCCCGTACATGGACATCATCCGCCAGACCCGTGACAATTTCGATCTACCTATCGGAGCTTATCAGGTTAGTGGTGAATATTCCTTGATCAAAGCCGCGGCCTTGAACGATTGGGTTGACGAAGCAGCTGTTGTCTGGGAATCCCTCATCGGCCTCAAACGAGCCGGAGCGGATATAATCCTTACCTACTTCACAGAAGACGTACTCAAAAGACTAAACGAGAAATAATATGAGTGATAATAAAATGACTGGCGGACATCCCAGTGGTCATCCAGGCGGACACCCTGGACATCCGGGAGGACATCCCGGTGTACATCCCATTCCGAAAAAAAATGCTGACGGTTCTCCCCCGCTTAGACTTATCGCATGGGAGATCACCCGCTCCTGCAATCTGGCCTGCAAACACTGCCGTGCAGAAGCGCACCCGGAGCCATATCCGGGCGAACTTTCTACCGAAGAAGCAAAAGCGCTTATCGATACCTTTCCTGAAACAGGCGATCCGATCATCATCTTTACCGGCGGCGAGCCCTTGCTGCGCCACGATGTTTTCGAGCTGGTACAGTATGCCAATGACAAGGGGCTGCGCTGTGTTATGGCCCCCAACGGAACACTGCTTACCGCTGAGAACTCCGTACAGCTCAAAGAAGTCGGAATTCAACGCTGCTCAATCTCTATCGACGCCGCCGAAGCAAAATACCACGATGAATTTCGCGGTGAAGTGGGCGCATTCGAAAAAGCTATGCAGGGCATCCAATACCTCAAGGATGCCGGAATAGAATTCCAGATCAACACAACTGTGACCCGTAACAACCTGCACATGTTCAAGGATATCTTCAAGCTGGCCAAAGATCTTGGAGCATCCGCATGGCATATATTCCTGCTGGTTCCCACAGGACGGGCAGCCGAACTCGGCGCGGAGATTATTACCGCCGACGAATATGAAGAGGTCCTCAACTGGTTCTATGATTTCCAGAAGACAACCGACATGCAGCTCAAAGCCACCTGTGCTCCGCATTATCACCGTATACTGCGTCAGCGGGCCAAAGAGGAAGGCATCGCGGTCAATTTTGAAAACTTCGGATTAGACGCGGTCAGCCGAGGCTGCCTCGGCGGAGTGGGATTCTGTTTCATTTCCCATAGAGGACAGGTTCAGCCCTGCGGTTACCTTGATCTCGATTGCGGCAACGTGCGCGAGATTCCCTTCCCGGAAATCTGGGCAAAATCACCGCAATTCCTCAATCTGCGCAACCCGGACACCTATGACGGAAAATGCGGACACTGTGAATATGAAAAAGTCTGCGGCGGCTGCCGAGCCCGGGCACAGACAATGGAAAACAGTTACCTCGGCCCTGAACCGCTCTGTTCTTACGAGCCCAAGAAAAAGCCAAAGGACAAATAAATGGACGCAGTAGATAAACAAATTCTAGGCATTATACAGTCCGGGTTTCCCATCGTTTCCCGTCCGTATGATGAAATAGGCAAAATGGTGGGAGTTTCTGAAGACGAAGCACTTTCACGCGTGAACTCTCTGCGCGAAGACGGCGTAATACGCCGTATTGGTGCGAACTTCGGTTCCCTCGAACTGGGCTGGCACTCAACCCTTTGCGCGGCTAAAGTGCCCGAAGAAAAAATGGATGATTTTATTGCCGAGGTTAACAGCCATAGAGGCGTGACCCACAACTACCTGCGTGAAAACGACTTTAATATCTGGTTCACTTTCATCGGTCCGGACGAAGAGACTGTAAAGGCCACTCTTGATGCTATCAGTGAGAAAACCGGAGTCCATGTACTTTATCTGCCTGCCAGTAGATTGTTTAAAATCAAGGTTGATTTTGACATGAAAGACGATAAGGAGAAAAATTAATGTCCGCCAAAGAAACCATCATCTCCCCATCCCTGCTCTCATGTGATTTCAGCCGTCTTGCCGATGAGCTGAAAGCATTGGAAGAAGCAGGACTCAAATGGGCGCACCTTGATGTAATGGACGGTAAATTCGTACCGAATATAACTTTCGGACCTCCGGTAATTAAATCCATGCGCAAGGAGTGCAATCTGTTCTTCGATTGCCATCTGATGATTGAGCAGCCGGAGCGTTACATTGATGAATTCTGCGATGCCGGGGCAGATCTGCTCTGTATCCATGCGGAATCAACCGTGCATCTTGAACGCGCTGTAGCCGCCATTGCCGAACGCGGAGTAAAACCCGCAATCGCCTTGAATCCGGCAACACCTCTGGAATCAATCAAATACCTGATTCCGCAATTGCACATGGTGCTGATCATGTCCGTAAACCCCGGTTTCGGAGGACAGAAGTACATCCCCTTCTGCACTCAGAAAGTTCGGGACCTGCGGGCTATGATTGATGAAATGGGCGCAGAAACCCTCATTCAGCTGGATGGCGGTGTAACAATGGACAACTGCCGGGAGCTGGTAGAAGCTGGAGCAGATGTGCTTGTTTCAGGTTCTGCTTTCTTCAAGTATCCACCTTACGCGGAACGTCACAAGCTCTTTCTTGAAACCTGTGCAGGT is a window of Maridesulfovibrio sp. DNA encoding:
- a CDS encoding glycosyltransferase family 4 protein → MDNNRIRVLQVSPSLGLGGTEKVMQSFAVNLDRQKFDTAVFSTSEGPRGKLLRMQGVNTFIGPDIFSVLTKFQPHVVHIHRAGWADPGALRPFKLARTPVLVETNVFGHHDPSPEAALIDRHLFVSHFCAERFTKINSIPAEKPKYSVLYNPVDTDFFLAHCPADRKFPKNCFGRISRADKGKWSNLALDFLPALKKQVEKKELPPFSYNIIGGIPEAEDFVVQNKLEKFVNFLPPILTDAEIACFLNSISFLAHANDTGESFGLVIAEAMAAGLPVITHPSRGLRDNAQMELVDHGKTGIVAANADEYAQAVNFLLTNPQEARKMGEKGRAKAAKLFRAQDIAAKLGEIYLELLKTKNII
- the fliD gene encoding flagellar filament capping protein FliD; translation: MSDYTSGNINFTGLGSGTDFQTLIDGLIDLERVHIKRLESWKSTWDGKVEKFQELNTALLGLQTTLKSMDTLDEFMTKAVSTTSSDTVTATASSDAQITSHSIEVKQLAKNDILVGAGGVSDPSDVYFSAAGSFTFTYAGETITLSNIPAGTTLQGFVTMINNHADTRDKIRATTLNDGYYNRLQIYGLDLGADNKIIIQSNGTPGSIFSGSTYYASQDAQNAWLKVDGFPYVPDAWMERDTNTIDDLIPGVTLNLKKTTPTDSPVNIGITTDKEGMAENVKNFVDQTNEIRQMIKDLTSVTTTSDSASGAVLTGNYGVELLVGQRLKNIVASKAIGFSWFYEDSATGHTSGDRYSSLSQLGIKTNADSGGAKMGLLELDTEELTKALDDDPMAVAKLFAANYLGESESANLTYLSHIKGITEAGEYNVQYEVSGGQLISASINGQEAFVDPATWQITGKSGTAASGLALRVENRADGVYGNSDENAADAMTATLKLGKIGETVNALGDITSEQGPLEILQDNYKTIMDNIDKKIEYEEDRIATKKQMLTEKYARLDALLGNYSGIQSQLASSINGLMSK
- a CDS encoding zinc-ribbon domain-containing protein, producing the protein MIVTCPECNFSSEIPEDKIPASAQLATCPKCQAKFKFRDFEQDPSHVQETAPQEFSNPEEEEYGDAAAYVRQHAQEEHVSAEQNHEQPMPYDEQFGAQDDVQENFANEETIQEEKSDIWQRLDSMKPEKDIRDEDQELLSDKSEEVNEVPFENLEKYGFFPGFFLTIKKVILSPAAFFKDMPLKGFLMPLFFFILLAEFQEICNFVWTMAGVDTPTGAEVGRIMNDSMIASSLQDGTGPALFSLLFYPLMLAGISFPLIGITHILLMIFGAGDRGFQATFRATAYSYAPIILCIIPVVGDMIGALVSVTLSIIAYKNIHNTTYMRVVLSMVMPAVLLLVILGFYMQFNQPTI
- the fliS gene encoding flagellar export chaperone FliS, translating into MQKAAQAYLSTQIHTTSKGELLLMLYDAAINFMKQAKVKIDEKDYAAKGILISKAIEVISELASSLNKEKGGELAENLSKLYIFCNTRLLQANLKMDTEKLDEVIKIIDGIASAYREIIPTEEAQAAVPLQTAATANSGTTNVNRSFANDAGYTMPTPQNMPAPNALRLKKAANAYGGGA
- a CDS encoding glycosyltransferase, which translates into the protein MNHIFNTYSKEILAYHLSGQKPAEQAATIVNPAETAEKHLRFAQKRGAEAIILFGIGDGILAQAIAEKKSADLELLACDLHPEQIRKLLQAGHDKFSNNPGCVLLTDSSIWALLLLLIQAGYSPAKSHLILNPGLQGESMNSHRNLQKLFSGTKHIQQPETPAPCTISAGAILSPDEPELENFIKNIPGWINEIVLIWDCGKNDPFPELEKYHDSKIINVRHPLNSDFSAQRNCMLKNCSGDWIIYLDADERLEDEGWEQIRRIPSFQGCDNWYLPRMTFYPDLKHCRVGYGLWPDLQLRFFKNTGNLKFINKIHERLTGMQSSSGILQGCPIQHLTHILKSREIIESKLENFNSSTGGRFKHRLGNDFPHIPKELLNPRKDCNIGPIQLPDINLA
- a CDS encoding OmpA family protein; the encoded protein is MKKFLVILVLILSSCTHFDTQIATQSTYYQDAEVRLSQLMVYSRPEKPHYGPLSALFYPFHVTQTMFKGSDWGHRVSKGIWQNWTSLQIFPSMVYDENLTYRGLSEALFTARSRGYDLLVIGFVPYLYLGHTMDDSALTVQVKIYETKRGQMVCSFEQSGRIEKKMDDDFIIIKREHRMPDSAFYTIIQAIAQDMAVPLTSWARYEKNNKGMIAGLMPNMVEMQAPPASARNAQESYNQTPTAASGTAPANAKQAESKASSPKAPTHEKTPGKAQKPRSINLAVQFDVDSAQIKPESYPLLNELGKALISDALKDKRVIIGGHTDSDASPEYNLKLSKERAEAVKKYLTAKFPIAQQRIGTTGFGESNPLVPNTNKYNKLLNRRVQVSIAP